The stretch of DNA ATAAGCCTCAAATCAGGGGTCATCGCTGGCTTACTGGGGTTGTCAttttttacatgtacagtaccCAGAACTCGCCAGCCACTGTGCTGAACTATTGTGCCCTCAGTTTTCCAACACTCTTGTCCACCACGTCTCTGCAGTGCGGTCTTCCCCCCTCCTCCTGTCTATTCCGCCTTAAATAACCTAAAAAGCAGCCCATCTAATGATACGCTTCACCTCGGCATCTCCTTTGTTATCCTTGGGAGGGGGATACAATCACTTATCGTGAAAAAGACGAAATTAAAACTGACATTAACACCCTTTACAGATACTTCTCTTATATTAACAACCCACAAACCACCAGACATCCACAATTAACCCTCACTTTCCAATCAAAACAAATCTGACGCTCCCTGCACCCCCTAATACTCGATCTTCTATCCACACACACGGTCTCGTGGTACAGTATGGACAGTGCGCCACGTTTAAAACTGACGATGGCTTTGCGCGCGCCTGCAAACGCGCACAGCAAATCccaggaaaaaaaaccaaaccgaACGAGCACGATGTGCACAACTCCTAATAAAACTCTTCattgttggtttgtttttttttttttctttgccttttcttaTAATCCTCTCTTATCGAAACAGGTGAATGCATGTCCCCCAAAGCTCACACTGGCTTCTATTACCACCATATCCAGGCACTGGAGGGCTTGTTGCCCGCATCTCCATGATAGTCACGGTCTCACAGAAATACAGtcgaacctcgggtcacgaccataattcgtcccaaaactctggtcacaacccgatttggtcgtgacccaaactaatttcccccataggattgtatgtaaatacaattactcAGTTCcggactgtacaaactgtatgtaaatatattttttaaagatttttaagcacaaacatCGTTAatgataccatagaatgcacagcgtaatagtaaactaaatgtaaaaacattgaataacacggaGAAAACTAAccctgcaagagttcacgctacagccttacgaaccgctcgctgtaaacacttttttttaagttttacgcacagggaaaaaaatgaacatttgaaaagtccttaatttatataaaaactaaccataagcaaccaagaaaactaaccttgcagcaaatccccatgaatcttcctggctttctcgcataacgtCACCTCGCTTACGctgtcccctgcaagttgcttctcgttcagccacactagtaagtttttccacctcttccagcacttgaggcctctgcttggttatcactgtaactccttttgcaacatcagctgctttaatggcctctttctgctctAGAATAGCCGAaattgtagattttgacttcttgtacttggcGGCAAGGTCAGGAACACGAACACCACGCTcgtacttttcaataatttctttgtttaattcGATTTCGGTTTTCTTCGAACcattcttctcaccaacactaccactctacacttgcttagaggccatggttaattgaAACATTAATgtaaaagcacacgaaatagagcacaaaaagTTCACAGGgaatgcacgcacgtctgaccgagaacaatgtcaGGGAGAGAccgaacacgtgcggaaatcatcggcgcgtacgaaccggaagggaaactgacttgttcgccacccgagtgtgtggtcgtgaacagatgtaaaagtttggcggactttttggtcgtaacccaatttgtacgtgttcagagacggtcgtgacccaaggttccactgtattcttcATTTTTTGCCACATACCGTGATTTtattcactagatggcagcagagtacTGACCTGAGAGTTACTTGGGTTTAACACCGTTAAGTGGATTATTACACATCACCCCGAAGTCTGACGCGATGTTTAACTATACTTACATTGAATTTCAAACCTGACACACACTTGGGGTCAATCccaaggaggaggagaatgataACTAGTTAAAATGATCTTTTGTTGGTTAAGGAGGAGGACCCTTCAGAGCAGCACATTTAAAAAGTTGGAACACACATTCAATGTCATACATTTTGTCTATGCTATAAAAATTGTTTTCCACCATAGTGAGAGGCCGTGGCACCCTGCACACTCCTAACACGTATTGCCCCTGACGGCGCCCATGTTGACTCCTCGGCTTGTCCATCTGCTGTCACCTGAGTGTTTCTCCAATGTGTTGTCGGAGCGCCCGCAGACCTCAACGTGCCGTCCTGTTTGTAGTCCTCAACATGGCCAGAATCACAACTACTCTTACCACAGAACACACTAAACTACTatgaaaaaactttaaaacaaaacagcatgAAAGAATCTTGGCCCTCTGTatgtccacccatccattattttttttttttgtacagttaaCAAAGAGCTATTAGGCACAAGGCTGGAGTCGACTCTCGATGGCTCAAGGGTCCCCACACACATAGATAGGAGTACTGGATTAGTTTAGAGTGCCGGATTAACAtgacatgcacatctttgaaaaGAAGATCGAAACCACATCAGCAGGGCATAAATTACAAGAACACGGGGAATGTCAGCAAGTGGGCCGAGGGCAGAATTCAGGTCTCTGGAGCTTCATGATGGGAACACAAGCAATAAAATACGAAGCAAAGATTGTGTCTTATAATtaactgtttgtcttttacacaATATGCATGAGAAAATGTGGCAACTGGGTAACTTAATAGTTCAGAAAGTTAACAGGAAAATGATTTGCTTTTATCAGGTACTTTGCTGCCACGCTTGCCTTCAGAACCGGGAATGACTTTACTTACAATCAAAATTGAGAAGATTGGACTCAAAGATGCCGGACAGTGTATTGATCCTTACATAACTGTCAGCGTAAAGGGTATGGTTGCTTACCCCTAATTTTATTACACAATGCTTGTCTCATTAGTAATGGCTACACGTTCCACTGGTTCATTAATAATTCACGTTGGAACACATCTGTCAAAGCTGTGTGCTCTCTGATGTTCCCGTTAATAAAAGGTGTGGCTGAAGAGCCTGAACTCCGTTATTTGGGGTTGTCCACATACTTGTGGCCAAAtcgttttatcatttttatgctaAGTATCCATTATTTTCAGCAGACCTAAGAAAAATAGATCAGAGGGCGAGTATGTTCACTTCCATTTGTATTATAAGCCGTGATCTTCCTTAAAACTCTCcgttactttttgtttttctgctgatTTTATTCTTTTCACTACCTGCATTTATTTGAACCGCCTTTGGCAACTTCTTATAAAGCTTGAGGAATTGACTGTTTATATGGCGATCCGTAGCTTTCAGTAAGCACACACCTAATCCGTTACTAGTGCTCTGTATAATGTGTTTGCATGTACATCTATGCAAAGTTATACAATCCTATATTTTGTTATCAGATAACTAAACCAGATTGCCCCACACCTGACTAAACAAGTTTGAATCGCCTTTTATCAGGTGTGCTGCATGTGCTGAAATTTCCCAACAATGGACTCGAGCACTAAAacttgtaatcttttagtttttTGACTCTCCGCACTTTCTTGCTGGACTATGGCCCTGCCAAATGAGCCTTTCCTGTAATTGATCTCCCGACTCCAAGTTcggtgagctgctgggaggaagCTGCCATTGAAGCTCACCCGGGAGTTCATTCAGGGTTAACGAAGCCCACGCATTCTTCCCAAAGTTTCCCCCTGGGGACCAATAaagttttctctctctttcttcaccCCTGCATCCCATTGCATTATTAAAGGGACAGCCATGCTTGGTGACACAAGCGTCATTCAAAATGCAACAGGAGCCCCCCTTCTACTGTTCACACTCCCCTGCTATGATATCCCTCATACTCCAATGACTTCTGTGGTGGTCCATAAATTTGCACAGAACACAGGGAGCTAATGCCTGCTTATCCACTTTTCTATTCAAGGCTTTCCTTAATCACACCATTGTGATGGCTGCAGTCATCTCAAAGGCTGTTTGGCACATTATTCGGATTATTGGCCTCTCTAACATAATAATTGGGTCCATTTCTTACTGTTGTCCACCCCTTTCAGTCATGCAAAAAAAACGAGGTTCACTCaatgaaatgtgttttctttaacttagatgggcatatcaagatttgatgGTCATTTATCACAAAGGTGAtgtaatataacaaacatcacgccccatttacattttctgtacccactgtataaaccaaataaacataaatgcaaatctGTCCTTTGGAAAAGGGAAGTCAACCATCCATTTATCTCTCCAATTATAATCAGGTGCAGATGACAAGAACATCGGCAGAGAGGATTTTGCCTGAGCCCCCGTAACCTCAGACATGTAGTTTGTTTTGCTCTTTGTAGTTGCAGTGTGTGTTATCATCCCGAGGTGGAAAGAGCTCACAAATTCCTTCAGAAGGAAGCTTACGGTTACCTaggagtctgggaagggatttaaaaacagATCTCCCAACAATTCAGCTGTCTGGCAGATCATCAACTTCAAATAATGAACCAACACCTCAAGAAGTTCAGCCCAAGAGCAGAATGTAAAATGCTGAAAGCAGTCTGTACAAGGCCCAGAATTTCAATATTGGGGTCGCAGGTAGCTCTTTCCACTGTTTTGCGTCCAGGTTTGAGTCTACCATTGGAAAGGAGCTGCACAGATGAGATCTGTATGCCGGGAAGAAACCGAAAGAACATCAGAACAAGTCAAAAGTTTGTCCGTGAACACCTAGTCCAAGATCAGGACTACCGGAACACTATGCTCTGCCTAGACAAGGCAAAGACAAAAAGAGAGTTAGCTGGTCATGGTACCAGAAAAACATGTTTGGTGAAGGACAAGGAcaacatttgaccagaagaacccaTATATGAGGGtggaaatgttctggtttgggGCTTAtctgctgcatcagggcctgggcaACTCACCATCACAGTATCTACtattaattcttcattgtaccagaggATGTTTTAGGATAATGTGTGACCATCTTTCAGAAGTTTGAAGCTCAACTGAAAAAGGACCTTGAAACATGACAATGACTGTAAGCATCTCAGTACATCCATcgaggaaggaaggaaagaaactTTCTGGAATGACCAAGATGCTGTGGGAGGATTTGAAAAGGGCAGTGGACTTGCAAGACACCCCTCCAAGATCACACAGCTAGAAGAATTATGCATGGAGGAGTCTATCTCAAGAGTCTGCTTTTAATAAACTTCAAGGGTGGAGTCTGTTTTTCCGCAAATGAAAATgactcatctgtttttttttttttaatctttttttgtgttttacaaagtcaaagtttaatttttttgtcttacaattaattacatttcctTCAAAAGGTTAAATCTTGTCATGTCacccatttgtttaaaaaaaaggaaaaaccacacacatttcatggggtgtacttactttttcacgaCTGTACAATatcaagcctgcttaatccaatttagggatGTAGAAAGATACGATAAGGATTTCTCAAGTCAACAGTGCAGGGATGGTCCTAAGCACTTGGCATGGTTTCCCCTTTGAAATGGATTAACTCTTACTGTAGATCAGTGTTGTCACAGCCCAGCCTTTCACACCGCCAATGCATTCACGACCCAACGGCTAGGGATGAAGTGGGGTGGAGAGGTCGCCCTTAGTGAATCAAACGTGATTGCCAATGCAGGTCGGGGGGTCTTATTCGATCACTAAGCACAATCGTCAGAGCGAGGATCGGGGAGGTCATCCAGGATCTGCTGCCACTGTGAATCGAGTGCGAGCGTCAAAGTGGTGAATTGAGTTTCGTGCAGAGTTGGACGTGGCCCACCGGTAGGGAAATGCCACTTTCGATCTTTCCTATAAATAACAAAGATGTTGTTCCCCAACAGATCTCAATGGAATTGATTTAAACCCAGTTCAGGATACACCAGTGGCTTCCAGGAAAGAAGACACCTACATCCATTTTAACGTGGATGTAGAAATTCAGAAACATCTTGAGAAACTACCGAAAGGTCTGTACCGGGTCCTCCTTCTAAAGAGGTCTATTTTTACTGTGGCCAGATTGCTGGGTTGGTGCAACTCTGATATGGATTCATATTGCTCAAGTTTAATGTTGGACATTCTGTTTTTCAGGGGCAGCTATCTTCTTTGAGTTTAAACACTACAAACCCAAGAAACGATTTACGAGTACAAAATGTTTTGCCTTCATGGAAATGGATGAGATCAAATCTGGACCGATTGTTATAGAACTGTGAGTATGAGTAGAAGTCAGCACTGACCAGAGAGGTCTGGCAATCGACAGATGTTATGTCTGAAGTTTACATTCAGAGATAAACGATGCATTTTaactaagatttttttattttttttttgcatggcagTATGCAAATGAGTGGGGTTTGCGTAGCTGCATGGAGCTCTGGTCTCCATTTTATATACAAGGGAGAAGAGAACGTGTCTTAACAAATGTCCAtagattaaaaattaattaacggACAAATAGTGCTGGGCTCAGTTTTAGACTACTTTGGCTCTTtatgtactcattatgtaattcgTAGTCAAGAATTGAATTTTATCCGTCATGGCACTTAGTGAAGAGCGTTAAACAAGAATAAACTGAACTGCACATTTCCGTTTCGGGAAAAGGAGGTTTGCTACCTCAAATTATGACAGAAGTTGGATTGAAGAAATGTTGccagtttttcaaagaaaatgtCGTAGTGTTTTTCTGAAGGTTTTGTTGGAATTGAGGAGTCTGGCTGCTACCGTTTCTAACAAGCTTTTATTGTCATCGTTTCACAGCTATAAGAAGCCAACAGATTTCAAAAGGAAGAAGCTACATTTACTGACAAAGAAACCACTTTATCTTCACCTTCAGCAGACATTGCACAAAGACTAACCTTGGATCTTGGCTGTAACACGTGTGAACAAACCAACTGACACCTCCCCGCCACAGTAGCTGTATGTAGCAGAGACCACCGggagacttgatttttttttccacattctacacatcatgaaaatgaaatttcCTACAACGACCACCTGACATCATCAGTTCTGTTGTCCTCATGCAGTTTCTTGCTAAATCGAGAAGTTCATCTGTTTATGGGATgctaaataatgtttttaaattaaacgcCTGCATTGGAGTGCAGATGTGTGGTTTAGAAAAAGTCCTGTGGGAAGACCAACGATGTCAAGTCTGGTAGACTCCACAGCTCAGAAGTAGACAGATGAGCATCCATGCGACACACCAGCAGCAAACACCTGTGAGTACCATGTGAGCGGAGACGCATGAGCGTGCTGTACGGCCTGTGGACGAGGGAGCTTACTGAACATCTGGCTATACCACTGTCGCCTAAACCTTTGAGAAATgcctgccctaaacttaacatcTGGCTCTGGGCCGATTCTAAATCACAAATAGGccaggtttgtgtttttttttttttttatatatatatatataacacttttatattaaatgcaatttttgtttgtgatttttttttttaattggttgtgGCTGACATTGTGTGGATTCTTCCTGGTACTGTTTATTTGGATACAGCTGGCTGTAAAAGTCTACATGTTCATtccaaaaatatatcatttttttatatcTAATGTTTTTGGGGAGGACAGGTGTTTTCATAAATATTCCTGAATACtgtgattaaaaataatacagaaagttGAAGTCACATAAAACGGGATCAAAGCCATGGTCATCACAAAGGAGATTTCTATTTAATCTTTGCAATGTGTTCAGTAACAGTGTAACGTACAGTGTTAATTTATTTGCTTCTGTTAATTTTTTCAATTATCTCTTCTGCAAAAATGCTTTTAGTATTTGCCAAAATCttgagttttaataaataaaatgaagtacgCACATGCACATGTAGAAGACTATGTATATGACACATTGTGCTTTCTGGCAACCGTGCCCGTGGGAGAGGTGAAGTCTATCTATCGGTCTGTCTAAAATGGTAATGTCTGTTACAATTTTACTTGCCAACTGTATGACATGTTCTGGAAATTCAACAATTTGAAGTAGCAGCAACATGATAGGCAGAAATGTTTCTTGTAAATTAAAAGGATGGTCTCCACAAACCCATCTACTGAGAATTCCCCCAAGACAGCTTATGTCCACATTCATAAGGTGAAGTGTTCATTTCTGCAAAGGCAGCtcccttttttctctccaaacaGATGGTAAACCATAAACTTTTATCTGTCCACCACCCAATGCCACAGGCACATGTAACTTGTTTGCAACGAGATCACTGCTAACAAATCTGCATCCATAACTGCAGCTCAGCTGGGCCCAGGCAGTCCCATGGGGGTTTTGTTTGGTCTTTCTGCCAGTTTCCTTGCCCTCCATTGTTCCCCTTATCTGCCATTTCAGACTATGGAAAGTGCAAGCTCGATTGCTTTTGATACCTCTTTGCAGCCTTCGCTTGGCTTATTGGCTTTAACGGTTGCTTTTCTCAGTTAAGGCcttgtcacattacacgactgtTCAGCAAACTTGAGCCGTAGACTTCATTTGAATAACCTTAAGAGAGCTGGAGGCTGTTACATTGCACTCCTGTGACCGGCGCTTGTGTGGGATTCAGTCCAACGAAATCTTCACCTGGCCCTAACCAACTCAAAATCACATGCGAGGGCTCTGTGCGCATGAGAGCCGATAAGCAATGAACACTCGCCTGGAAGAACGCTGCCAGAAACTGCTGCGATGAGGAATAAGTAACACTGGTGAAAAGAAACTCTTTTTCTCCAAATTCTCATGTTTTACTAACCATGACAGAATGGGGGTTAAACCTTACAGCTGAAAATGTGCCCAAACTATTAcaaatgtcacttttttttttttacattgcttCAGTTCATCGAACAACAAGCGTACagtaatatttttgctttatctTCATAAGTCTTTTGCTGAGAACCCTTCAGAAAGACGACTATTTCAGCAGccctccatcaatcaggtgttatGGTAGCGTGACTAGATGGAAGACTCTGTTGCATAAAAGGCAGGTGACAGCCCACTTGGAATAAAAGagtctctggtctaatgagacaaacaTGGACCTATTTGGGCTTTTTGATCGGCACAGACCAAGCACTGTGCATCACTTACCTAATACCATCCTCTATGGCGACTCATGATGGCAGCATTATACTATGGGGGTGCTTCTTAGTGACAAGAATGGTGAGAAAACCAGCTCCAGAGTGCgtgccacctcagactggggccaGGGTCCAATGacacaaagcatacagccaagacaacacagGACTGGCTACGGGGCAACCCTGACTTACACCCCACAGAATatatgtggagagacctgaaggcgGCAATTTACGGACACTTCATACTCAAACTAACAAATCTTGAAAGGATCTGCCAGAAAGAGCAGGAAGTCAACCGCCCTAATCCacgtgtgcaaagcttgtaaaggcttaccgtatatactcgcggataagttctcccacgcataagtcgggacttgactttacagtataatttctggcattttataaagtcgcttgtataagttgaatgcggaaaactcacgcgactggtccaagagattacgatatgctaacgccgacctgagagagtaaccacggagcacacagcattttttttttttctatgtatcgtGCGCCTTTGTGactacacggtaatacccgaactatttcaaagcaatgtttgcactaatttgtgttttttgtatctcacaccctcatacacctttattgtaagagcatcccttatctgtgaTGAAGTGTTtgttcagaagaaaatataaagctggctttaaattaatcatctttgaagtggtgaaagaaattggtaactgtgctgctgcaacaaaatttgatgcgcgattggaggaagcaagatgttaaaaagtaaaaatgaaaaattaagtgttgcatttttgaacgggcgtacaaatcggggtctgattttatgatcgatttttcaggtttcaagacccgacttatacgtgagtatatacgataCCTAAGATGACTTGAagttggaattgctgccaaaggggtttatgacaaagtactgaattaagggtctgaatacttctacgAAAGAGAATTTGGATTTTTACTCAATttgcaagcctttctgaaaacaagttttcatttGTCAAAGGTTATTGAGGGCAAATGTATAggcaaaaatgatacatttatctatttcaaattaaatctacaacacaaagtgtgcagaaggtgaaggagactgaattctttctgaacccactgtaaATTTATAAAGTAATCCAGCCAAAGGTCCACTTTACATTCAATTAACGTGTCTGTTGTAGTAAAAGAAATGGTACTAGGTGAGGAGTTtgtgccttttaaaaaaaaaaaaatattaagaattgCAGCAAAGACCAGCAGCCTGGCAGTTTACTTTATAAGTTTGTTGTCACTGACCTTCCGACCGCCACACCATCTAGTCTTTCTCCTCTTGCAAATCCTCTTCTTCAGTTCCATGGTCCTGCTGTTGTGGAAAGCCAGTTAAACAAATCCAACATTTTCTCTTAGCCCAATATGAATAGGCAACTCCagtacttcttttaaaaaaatatacagtaatccaaaATGTATTAGTGACATAAAACTCTGCTGCTTATAAAACAGCTATTGATAAGCTTTacgaatatttacaaaatattgacAGGTTATAATAAAATAGCTTTAATCCTGTACAGTAGAACATTGGTTAATTCCTTTACCATAAATGGGCAATCACACATTTAATTGCAGTCGTAAATGAAATCAAAGACGGGCTGCCTTGTTTTTTCACAGCTATTTTGCAATTTTACCCCTACCATGAAttgctttagaaataaaaattattattctaCTTGCATGCTAAAAAACGTAAGCCAGTTAAGTTCTACCGTACCACAGTCGGGAAGGGATAGGGATAGGAAGGTCTCACTGGCTATGCCTttttgtcaatcatttaaaacacTGGTATACTGAacaatttttattaatacatttttttagcaAATAGTAAAATATCTTCTTTTCTGGCAATTGCTTATGTACATTTTCCTCTAAAGCCTACATAAAAGatcagaataattttaaaacctGAACTCCTGATAAAAACACCAGACATTCCTTCGAAAATGTGCACCGGGTAAAGTACACCTGCCAGTATActtaaaaaattaagtttttatttcCACAGGAAATTTAAACCTCTAAAGCATTAGAAGGCCAAGAGTACTTGATATCAGAGTTGGCCTCCAAATCTAAGAAACAAGtccaaataaatgtatatattgcacAGTCAAAGGCTGCAGAGTGACAAACAAATGTACGTTTATCATTTGGGGAGATGTGTCGACCCAAAATGCTGCCTGCCAAAACAAACTAAAGGATTTGTGGATTGAGTAAACTCTGAAAACTAAAAGGCCGGGTggtttatttttcaaagaaaaaaaataaaaataaagtccaAAAGATATTTAGTGCAATTTATTGCCAGTTCGATTACGCTGAAGAGTCTTTAGGCTCCGTTTGTTGAACTACTGGTGTCAGGCCCGGAATGCCATGCGACTGTGGCAGAGGACCAGGCTGGAAGTCTCTTGGGCCCACTTGTGCTGGTGCAGGAATATAAGGAGGTGCCATGCCTTTAGGGGGGAATGGGAAGTCTCTGGCTGCATAGGTTGGTGTAAACCCAGAAGGATGCTCTTTCAAGCTTGGAACAAAATCACGTGGGCCAAAGTGTGGAAGAGGAGgagcaggtggtggtggcagtggCCCAGGCGGATAATCTCGGAGTAGTGGAGGTGGGCCACGGACTGTATTAGAGACGAGcagaaaaaaaggagaagaagaaaaaaaaacagattaaggCAAATTCAATGTAGGTTTCTTATAAGCATCAATTTTCTAAAGCTTttcatactaaaaaaaaaaaaaatcccaaatacCCCTAATTTAATGTGGTAACCACAATTTTGACAAGGGCCCCTGCATAGGAGTTCACTCAGAGTTATGGTCCCCCCTCACAGCTGCTACCTCCAGAGTGATAAAATGTCAGCTTTACCACTGTGCCCATCCAAGTTCTCATTTAACTCAACTGGATAAGCTACTGCCTGCTGACCTGGAAGCTCCTAGTCTGTAGCCAAATGATTCACATaaggacaaaaaacaaacaggGGTAGGACCCACAAAAAGATTTCTCACCGGGTGACATTTAGGGGCATATCTGAGATCACTCGAAGGAGAGTATAAAAAATTACTTACCGATTGTGAAATTGGtgggaacaaaaatctgcaaccACAGAGGAGCGGAAGGACTGAGTGTAAGAACCACTCACTGTTCTAACCATTTTATAAAATGTGGACGTCTCACTCTCTTTGTGGCCATGCCTATCTGTTTAAGGAGTTTACATTCTGCATCAAGTACTTCACAGTACACACATTAACACATGCTAAGCTTTCCTGATTCAACAAATACAGTATCTGGACAGTGACAAAGTTCaaaattttggctctgtatgccaccacaatggatttcaAATGAAGCGACCAAGAAGCGATTGAAGTGCTTTAACGCCGTACTTATTCATTCTGTCTCCTACCAACTTACCATTGTGTGGCAGTGCTGGTCCATATGGATTGAGACCAAATGGTCCTTTGCTTGGAGGCAGTGAACCAAAACGAGCCCCAGGTACAGGAGGTACTCCATTTGGAGGTCCAATCAGCATTTGGGGGTTAGGGCCATTTAAATGAGGAAAAGATCCAGCAGGTGGTGGAGGTGCATATCCCCTTACTGGCAGTCCCATACCACTTGATGGAGAACTAATTGGAGTACCGGGAAATGAGGGTGGTCCTTGACCTTTACTATTTACCTGctttgagaaaaagaaaaagaggtctCAAAAATAAAAGAGAGGTTTACGGTTGACTCACTGATTTACCTTCATGCTCTGTTAGTTGTGACGTAACTTGCCCAGCACTGAACCAAACATGCTTTAAGGTAAATTAAAATTCATCTGTCAGTGTGGGTCATGTATaccatgcaaactgcacactggAAGTCAATCCCTTCCCTCTATACTCACTACCTGAAGTTCATCAGAAGGGGAAGAAGATAAATCTTGTGAGTCAACAGAAGATGACTGCTTTTGTGCAAAGGGAGATTGAAACATAAAATAAGTGAAAGATAGAAGGTGGAAACAAAAAATAAGGAGAGAATACTAGATACTATTCTTAACTTACTGATCCCTCCTGGGGGGCATTAGGCGAGGAAGTCCTTGGGCCACTTGCATTCAAAGGGTGGGTGGAGACGCCAGCATCTAGTGAACATTGAAGGAGAAATGAGACACATTTTTATAAGCTGAATAAAAACAGTCATGTTACCTGGCAAAATCATGATGAAGATTAATACCTGCTCTGGATGGAAATTCTGCACTACCAGGGTACCTTCCTACATTTTCAGAAGGTGGCC from Polypterus senegalus isolate Bchr_013 chromosome 16, ASM1683550v1, whole genome shotgun sequence encodes:
- the aida gene encoding axin interactor, dorsalization-associated protein isoform X1 yields the protein MTDISKTIQKWHASFKKGTDFDSWGQLVEAIDEYQILARRLQKEVQSSNSSDISEDQKKTLGKIATCLELRSAALQSTHSQDEFKLEDLKKLEPIIKNILTYKKDFPFDVQPVPLRKILAPGEEENLELEEEDDGGAGAGSPDSFPIRVPGALEGTLLPRLPSEPGMTLLTIKIEKIGLKDAGQCIDPYITVSVKDLNGIDLNPVQDTPVASRKEDTYIHFNVDVEIQKHLEKLPKGAAIFFEFKHYKPKKRFTSTKCFAFMEMDEIKSGPIVIELYKKPTDFKRKKLHLLTKKPLYLHLQQTLHKD
- the aida gene encoding axin interactor, dorsalization-associated protein isoform X2, which encodes MTDISKTIQKWHASFKKGTDFDSWGQLVEAIDEYQILARRLQKEVQSSNSSDISEDQKKTLGKIATCLELRSAALQSTHSQDEFKLEDLKKLEPIIKNILTYKKDFPFDVQPVPLRKILAPGEEENLELEEEDDGGAGAGSPDSFPIRVPGTLLPRLPSEPGMTLLTIKIEKIGLKDAGQCIDPYITVSVKDLNGIDLNPVQDTPVASRKEDTYIHFNVDVEIQKHLEKLPKGAAIFFEFKHYKPKKRFTSTKCFAFMEMDEIKSGPIVIELYKKPTDFKRKKLHLLTKKPLYLHLQQTLHKD